The proteins below come from a single Xyrauchen texanus isolate HMW12.3.18 chromosome 3, RBS_HiC_50CHRs, whole genome shotgun sequence genomic window:
- the LOC127624489 gene encoding progestin and adipoQ receptor family member 3-like: MIQSIKITMFDERCACSVSYHLFCCHRSEKISHRWMALNYAGISVGFLGCYVSGVFYIFYCNNYWRQVYLVTVLAMMLAGFFAQIHPHYLTQKWQKLHSVILCAVAGYSLIPIFHWIWLSGGFSSDIVQVSSPRILLGYMASAAAVLQLGLLRMRPRVSPGQLNYLGSSHQVWHILLVLMFYWWHQSALFITNYRHSHPCPDYPLHS, encoded by the exons GTGTGCATGCTCTGTGAGCTATCACCTCTTCTGCTGCCACCGCTCTGAAAAGATCAGTCACCGCTGGATGGCGCTGAACTACGCTGGAATCTCAGTCGGATTTCTTGGCTGTTACGTTTCAGGAGTATTCTACATATTCTATTGCAATAAC TACTGGCGGCAGGTGTATCTGGTAACTGTTCTGGCCATGATGCTGGCTGGGTTCTTCGCTCAGATACACCCTCATTACTTAACCCAGAAGTGGCAAAAGCTGCACTCTGTTATATTATGTGCAGTAGCAGGATACAGCCTAATTCCCATCTTTCATTGGATCTGGCTCAGTGGGGGTTTCAGCTCAGATATTGTCCAGGTAAG cagCCCACGAATCC tgctaggttacatggcctcagccgcagcagtacttcagctgggtttactgcgcatgcgcccgcgcgtctcgccgg GTCAGCTGAACTATTTGGGCTCCAGCCATCAAGTCTGGCACATACTGTTGGTGCTCATGTTCTACTGGTGGCATCAATCTGCACTCTTCATAACCAACTACCGTCACTCTCACCCTTGCCCTGACTACCCTCTTCATTCCTAG